The following proteins come from a genomic window of Melospiza georgiana isolate bMelGeo1 chromosome 3, bMelGeo1.pri, whole genome shotgun sequence:
- the HTR1E gene encoding 5-hydroxytryptamine receptor 1E, whose amino-acid sequence MNFTNCTTEASEAAKPKTVTEKMLVTLTLATITTLTMLLNSAVIAAISTTKKLHQPANYLICSLAVTDLLVAVLVMPLSITYIMMDKWTLGYFICEIWLSVDMTCCTCSILHLCVIALDRYWAITDAIEYARKRTAKRAGLMIVTVWTISVFISMPPLFWRNHHSVSIPSECRIQHDHVIYTIYSTFGAFYIPLTLILILYYRIYHAAKSLYQKRGSSRHLSNRSTDSQNSFASCKLTQTFCVSDFSTSDPTTEFDKINASVRIPPFENDMDPAGDRQQISTTRERKAARILGLILGAFILSWLPFFIKELLVGLHICTVSPEVADFLTWLGYVNSLINPLLYTSFNEDFKLAFRKLIRCREHT is encoded by the coding sequence ATGAATTTCACAAATTGCACCACTGAAGCCAGTGAGGCTGCAAAGCCAAAGACAGTAACTGAAAAGATGCTCGTTACCCTGACCTTGGCCACAATCACAACCTTGACTATGCTGCTGAATTCTGCTGTAATTGCAGCAATCTCCACAACCAAGAAGCTCCACCAGCCGGCAAATTATCTCATATGTTCACTGGCTGTGACAGATCTCCTTGTTGCTGTTCTCGTCATGCCCTTGAGCATCACTTACATAATGATGGATAAATGGACTCTGGGGTACTTCATCTGTGAGATCTGGCTCAGTGTGGACATGACCTGCTGCACGTGCTCAATCCTTCATCTGTGCGTCATCGCGCTGGACAGGTACTGGGCCATCACAGACGCCATCGAGTACGCCAGGAAGAGAACGGCAAAAAGGGCCGGGCTGATGATAGTCACCGTGTGGACCATCTCCGTTTTCATATCAATGCCTCCCCTGTTTTGGAGAAACCACCACAGCGTCAGTATTCCCAGCGAGTGCCGCATTCAGCACGACCACGTCATCTACACTATTTATTCCACGTTCGGGGCATTTTACATCCCCTTGACTTTGATCCTGATCCTGTACTACAGAATTTACCACGCTGCAAAGAGCCTTTACCAGAAGCGGGGTTCAAGCCGCCACCTCAGCAACAGGAGCACCGACAGCCAGAACTCTTTTGCCAGCTGCAAGCTCACACAGACGTTCTGCGTCTCGGACTTCTCCACGTCTGACCCAACCACAGAGTTTGATAAAATCAACGCATCCGTGAGGATCCCTCCTTTTGAGAATGACATGGACCCGGCTGGAGACCGGCAGCAGATCTCCACGACACGAGAACGAAAGGCTGCTCGCATCTTGGGGCTGATTTTAGGTGCTTTCATTTTGTCCTGGTTGCCCTTTTTCATCAAGGAGCTGCTTGTGGGCCTCCACATTTGCACTGTCTCTCCAGAAGTAGCAGACTTCTTGACCTGGCTTGGGTATGTCAACTCGCTCATCAACCCTTTGCTGTACACGAGCTTTAACGAGGATTTCAAGCTGGCCTTTAGAAAGCTCATCAGGTGTCGAGAGCATACTTAA